The following are encoded together in the Lathyrus oleraceus cultivar Zhongwan6 chromosome 3, CAAS_Psat_ZW6_1.0, whole genome shotgun sequence genome:
- the LOC127128532 gene encoding plant cysteine oxidase 2, giving the protein MGIERNLKDGKGGELCEVFDQTNTNDMKSRRNRRHRQWMKMSPVQKLFLACQHVFANASPGIVPSSQHIELLSSILAGIKPEDLGLKPDMPYFTNNNGGTPKITYLHIFECDKFSMGIFCLPPSAVIPLHNHPEMTVFSKLLFGTMHIKSYDWAVNLHAHVSQTETPEKRLAKVKVDADFTAPCNPSILYPNDGGNMHCFTAVTACAVLDVLGPPYSDPDGRHCSYYQTFPFSNFPDGISIAEEEKKEYEWLEEREKPESLQVIVKMYSSPKIVEN; this is encoded by the exons ATGGGGATTGAGAGAAACTTGAAGGATGGAAAAGGGGGAGAGTTATGTGAAGTTTTTGATCAGACAAATACCAACGACATGAAATCTAGAAGGAACCGGCGACATCGTCAGTGGATGAAGATGTCGCCGGTTCAGAAACTTTTTCTTGCTTGCCAACATGTTTTTGCTAATGCTTCACCTGGAATTGTTCCTTCTTCTCAACATATTGAATTGCTTAGTTCTATTTTAG CTGGAATAAAACCAGAAGACCTTGGATTGAAGCCTGATATGCCGTATTTCACCAATAACAATGGTGGAACGCCAAAAATTACCTACCTTCACATTTTCGAGTGTGACAAATTCTCG ATGGGAATATTTTGCTTGCCACCTTCCGCAGTAATTCCTCTTCACAATCACCCTGAAATGACGGTTTTTAGTAAGCTTCTATTCGGAACAATGCACATCAAATCTTATGATTGGGCTGTTAACTTGCATGCTCATGTCTCACAAA CCGAGACACCTGAGAAAAGATTGGCGAAAGTGAAGGTTGATGCTGATTTCACTGCTCCTTGCAATCCTTCCATCCTTTATCCTAATGATGGTGGCAACATGCATTGCTTCACTGCAGTCACAGCTTGTGCAGTTCTAGATGTTCTTGGTCCTCCCTACTCTGATCCTGATGGCAGACACTGCTCATACTATCAAACTTTTCCTTTCTCCAACTTTCCAG ATGGAATATCCATAGcagaagaagaaaagaaagagTATGAATGGCTTGAAGAAAGAGAGAAACCAGAGAGTTTACAAGTGATAGTGAAAATGTACAGCAGTCCAAAGATTGTGGAGAATTAA